The proteins below come from a single Drosophila kikkawai strain 14028-0561.14 chromosome 3R, DkikHiC1v2, whole genome shotgun sequence genomic window:
- the LOC108085396 gene encoding endoplasmic reticulum resident protein 44, giving the protein MKVTGSWDILIPLTILCCKLYPATGGSAVVITNENWENIIKSNDVVLLNFYVDWCRFSKQLEPIFEEAAARIREQFPEDGRVILGKVNCDDESEVANRFDIFKYPTLKVAKSGLTINQEYRGQRSVKAFVEFVERELSGPIKEFQNISELHDADVGDGLVIGYFISRDHEEYLSYRRVARIYRNDCKFMVGFGEVSRDLHPPGENLLIFRADFLNINYKEYYSEYSGNLTNFMDLMSWVSDKCKPLVRDITFDNAEELTEEGLPLLIAFYNKNDLGPVREFQTVVKTQLADEKRVNFLTADGALFGHPLFHMGKSMDDLPVIAIDSFQHMYVFPKFADIHQPGVLKKFIDDLFTGQHHLDYHNPKDSFEETIETAVEVLTPPAIHESKFKELLPSKHRYTLLNRSRDEL; this is encoded by the exons ATGAAGGTGACCGGTAGTTGGGATATCCTCATCCCACTAACAATTCTATGCTGTAAACTCTACCCAGCCACTGGAGGGTCTGCGGTGGTGATTACCAATGAAAACTGGGAAAACATCATCAAATCCAATGACGTGGTGCTGCTCAACTTTTATGTGGATTGGTGCCGTTTTAGCAAGCAGCTGGAACCCATTTTcgaggaggcggcggcaagGATTCGCGAGCAGTTCCCTGAAGACGGTCGTGTGATCCTGGGCAAGGTGAACTGCGATGACGAGTCGGAAGTGGCTAACAGGTTCGATATTTTCAAGTACCCCACGCTGAAGGTGGCCAAGAGCGGACTGACCATTAATCAGGAATACCGGGGCCAGAGATCCGTCAAGGCCTTCGTCGAGTTCGTGGAGCGGGAGCTATCGGGTCCCATCAAGGAGTTCCAGAACATCAGTGAACTACACGACGCCGACGTGGGAGATGGACTAGTCATTGGCTATTTTATATCCAGGGATCACGAGGAGTACCTGAGCTACCGTAGGGTAGCAAGAATTTACCGCAACGACTGCAA gTTTATGGTGGGCTTCGGTGAGGTGAGCAGAGACCTGCATCCGCCTGGCGAGAATCTGCTCATCTTCCGCGCAGACTTCTTAAACATTAACTACAAAGAGTACTACAGTGAGTACTCGGGCAACCTTACCAACTTCATGGACTTGATGTCCTGGGTGTCCGACAAGTGTAAGCCTTTGGTGCGGGATATAACCTTCGATAATGCCGAGGAGCTCACGGAGGAGGGTCTGCCCCTTCTTATAGCCTTTTACAACAAGAACGATCTGGGTCCTGTCCGAGAGTTCCAGACCGTAGTCAAGACCCAGTTGGCGGACGAGAAGAGGGTTAACTTCTTGACTGCCGATGGAGCTCTCTTCGGTCACCCACTATTCCATATGGGAAAATCGATGGACGATCTGCCCGTAATTGCCATAGACTCCTTCCAACATATGTACGTCTTTCCGAAGTTCGCGGATATTCACCAGCCGGGAGTCCTGAAAAAGTTTATCGATGACTTGTTCACTGGACAGCATCACTTGGATTACCACAATCCAAAAGATTCCTTTGAAGAGACGATTGAGACGGCCGTTGAAGTTTTGACCCCGCCGGCTATCCACGAGTCCAAGTTCAAGGAACTGCTGCCCTCAAAGCACCGCTATACCTTGCTCAACCGATCTAGGGATGAGTtgtga